A stretch of the Aegilops tauschii subsp. strangulata cultivar AL8/78 chromosome 4, Aet v6.0, whole genome shotgun sequence genome encodes the following:
- the LOC109771387 gene encoding conserved oligomeric Golgi complex subunit 6: MAAALAPGVSRKLKKVLETRTDSPDLLASLGALSTFYEHNTPQARRNLKSSVEQRALAINRHFLDASLPAQKALDRVEGEVHALDDSWKKIEEALSSCSASTGDIISTTERLQQELEVITQRQEIVSCFLRDYQLSNEEIHALREEDIDEKFFKALLHVQEIHSNCKVLLRTHHQRAGLELMDMMSVYQEGAYERLCRWVQVECKKLGDTDNPEVSELLKKAVRCLKERPVLFKYCAEEVANMRHHALFRRFISALTRGGPGGLPRPIEVHAHDPLRYVGDMLGWLHQALASERELIAALLDPDAISDSGPANHRHSVREGDSSKGESDFTFVLDRIFEGACRPFKVRVEQVLQSQPSLIVSYKLSNTLEFYGYTISELLGVDTALCNTIWSLRDATQRTFFNILKSRGEKLLRYPPLVAVDLSPPPAVREGVSLLLELISTYNSMMISASGKGLNFDPVISAILDPIIQMCEQAAEAQKSKGALARRGRTSSEPIGSKRDSISVDAILSKKSSTSVLSGESSSKVYLINCLSAIEEPLMDQEVATSYVKNLRSMIETHARALVDKEADSILSKCGLSSKMPYIKNYSSTDGEDDAKPLADVVETSPQMLLECLKAFYGLVTGTEGSLPEFEQLQVPRLRSDACYGLARALAEAYELIYKAVMDPKNCYPDPRSLVKHSPEQIRTILEI, from the exons atggcggcggcgctggcgccGGGGGTGTCCCGGAAGCTGAAGAAGGTGCTCGAGACGCGGACGGACAGCCCAGATCTGCTGGCCTCGCTGGGCGCGCTCTCCACCTTCTACGAGCACAACACCCCGCAGGCGCGCCGCAACCTCAAGTCCTCCGTCGAGCAGCGCGCGCTCGCCATCAACCGCCACTTCCTCGACGCCTCCCTCCCCGCCCAGAAG GCGTTGGATCGCGTCGAGGGGGAAGTGCACGCGCTGGACGATTCGTGGAAGAA GATTGAAGAAGCATTGAGCAGCTGTAGTGCAAGTACAGGGGATATCATCAGTACAACGGAGAGGTTGCAACAAGAACTCGAGGTTATCACTCAGCGCCAAGAAATTGTATCATGTTTCCTGCGGGATTACCAACTTTCAAATGAAGAG ATACATGCACTGCGGGAAGAAGATATAGATGAAAAATTCTTTAAGGCACTACtgcatgtccaagaaatccattCGAACTGCAAGGTTCTGCTGCGAACACACCACCAG cGTGCTGGTTTGGAACTTATGGATATGATGTCCGTGTACCAAGAAGGAGCTTATGAAAGATTATGCAG GTGGGTTCAAGTTGAGTGTAAAAAACTAGGTGATACTGATAATCCTGAAGTAAGTGAACTTTTGAAGAAGGCTGTTCGGTGCCTGAAGGAAAGGCCTGTTCTGTTCAAGTACTGCGCAGAAGAG GTTGCCAATATGAGGCATCATGCCTTATTCAGGCGGTTTATAAGTGCTCTTACTAGAGGTGGACCCGGAGGGCTCCCAAGACCAATAGAAGTGCATGCTCATGATCCTCTTCGTTATGTAGGCGATATGCTGGGATGGCTACATCAG GCACTTGCATCTGAAAGAGAGCTTATAGCTGCGCTGCTTGATCCGGATGCAATAAGTGACAGTGGTCCAGCTAATCATCGTCATTCTGTAAGAGAAGGTGATTCATCCAAAGGAGAATCTGATTTCACTTTTGTTCTCGATAGAATATTTGAAGGGGCATGCCGACCGTTTAAAGTTCGAGTCGAGCAAGTTCTGCAGTCACAACCAAGTCTGATAGTTTCTTACAAACTTAGTAATACCCTGGAATTTTATGGTTACACG ATATCAGAACTGCTGGGTGTAGACACAGCATTGTGCAATACAATATGGTCACTTAGAGATGCAACTCAGCGGACATTCTTCAACATCCTGAAGAGCCGTGGAGAAAAGTTATTGCGATATCCTCCACTTGTCGCGGTTGACCTCTCTCCCCCACCAGCAGTGAGGGAGGGAGTTTCTCTTTTGCTTGAGCTCATAAGTACCTACAATAGCATGATGATTTCTGCCTCTGGAAAAGGGTTAAACTTTGATCCAGTCATTTCTGCAATACTGGATCCTATAATTCAG ATGTGTGAGCAAGCTGCAGAGGCACAAAAGTCAAAAGGTGCACTTGCACGGCGTGGTAGAACTAGTTCTGAACCTATCGGAAGTAAGAGAGATTCAATCTCAGTTGATGCTATTCTATCAAAGAAATCATCTACATCTGTCCTG AGTGGTGAATCTTCGTCAAAAGTTTACCTCATCAACTGCTTATCAGCTATTGAGGAACCATTGATGGATCAGGAGGTTGCTACAAGCTATGTTAAAAACCTTCGCTCTATGATCGAAACACACGCGCGTGCCTTGGTAGATAAAGAAGCTGATAGCATTCTCAGTAAATGTGGATTGTCAAGTAAGATGCCATACATAAAGAACTACAGCTCTACTGACGGCGAGGATGATGCAAAACCTCTGGCAGATGTTGTGGAGACATCACCACAAATGCTTCTGGAGTGCTTGAAGGCATTCTATGGTCTTGTGACTGGAACAGAAGGCTCCTTGCCGGAATTCGAGCAGCTGCAGGTTCCAAGGTTACGCTCAGATGCGTGCTACGGTTTGGCGAGAGCTCTAGCAGAAGCTTACGAGCTCATTTACAAGGCGGTGATGGATCCAAAGAACTGTTATCCTGACCCAAGATCGTTGGTCAAGCATTCGCCGGAGCAGATAAGAACGATACTGGAAATCTGA